The Longimicrobium sp. DNA window CTTCACCACCTCCACCAGCTTCATCACCGGCACGGGGTTGAAGAAGTGCAGCCCCACCATCCGCTCGGGGCGCTTCGTGGCCGCCGCCATGTCGGCGATGGTGAGCGACGAGGTGTTGCTGGCGAAGATGGTGTGCGCCGGGCACACCGCGTCCAGCGTCTTCCACATCTCGTTCTTCACCGCCAGGTCCTCGACGACGGCCTCGATCACGATGTCGCAGTCGCGCAGCTCCTCGAGGCTCGTGGTGCCGCGCAGCCGGCCGAGCGTGGCGTCGCGGTCCTCGGCGGCGAGCTTCCCCTTCTCCACCGCCTTGCCGAGCTGCTTGCCGATGCCGCCGATCCCGCGCTGGCACAGCTCGTCGCTCACCTCGCGGACGATGGTGTCGTAGCCGGCCGCCGCGCTCACCTGGGCGATCCCGCTCCCCATCAGCCCGCACCCCAGCACGCCCACCCGCTTGATCTCCATCCGCTGCTCCTATGGGTTGTGATCTTTCCAAGAAGTGCCCAGTGCCCAGGAACTGCACTGCCCTCGCGCTCGGGACTCGACGCCATGCACTACCTACTGGGCACCTGGCACTGGGCCCTGGGCACTGCTGTTCAGATCCCCAGCTGCTTCCGCCAGTCCGGCTTCTGCGGCGGCAGCTTGAGCTCGTTGTGCTCCAGGCGGTCCAGGAAGCCCTCCAGCTTGTCCTGGAGCTGGCGGGCCGTGTAGCGATAGCCCACGCGCATCCCCAGGATCCACGCGGCGAACATCGGCACGCCCAGCAGCGCCAGCAGGTCCGGCGCCCCGGTGACGAGCGCGAAGGTCGCCGCCCCCCCGGCGGTCATGGTGCCCGCCGCGGCGGCCCCCGCCAGCACCCCCGCGCGGGTGGGGCCCAGGTCCACCGACAGCTCCACCAGCGCCTGGTCCTCGCCGGCCAGGGCCACGCCCACGTCGAGCTTCTCCAGGTCCAGCGTGGGCTGGCGCGAACCCATCTTCCCGAAGGTGCGGCTGAGCGCCGCCCCGATCCCCGGGGCCTGCGCGTAGCGGGTGCGGTCGGGGAAGCGCCGCTCCACCACCATGTGCTCGCATTCCAGGAGGTAGCGCTCCAGGAACATCCCCAGCTCCGCCGCCGGCCGGCGGATGGTCCGCGACGCGCGCACCACGCCCGGCCCCATCACCCCCGCCACGAAGCCGCGCTCGGCCGGCGGGCGCGAGCGCACCTCCGAGATGGCGCGGCGGACCACGTGCGGCTCCAGCCCCAACTCCTGGCCGATGCGCACCACCTCGTCCTCGGTGAGCCCCTCGGCCGTCTCCTCGCGCGCGCTCTGCAGCTCCGCCGCGCGCTGGAACACCGCCTCCAGCTCCACGCTGGTCAGCCGGCGCGCGGGCAGCCCCGCGCTCCCCGGCGGGCCGGGGGGCGCGGGAGCACGGTCGGGGCGCGGCGCGGGGTGCTGGTCGCTCATCGGTTTCTAAGTGCCCAGTCCCAAGTGCCCAGTGCCCAGGAACTGCACGGCACCCGACACGCAGGGCCTTTCCTGGGCACTAAGCACTGGGCACTGGGCACTGTCGTTCAGTCCGCCGCCGCCCGCTCTTCGACCGGCGCCGCGGCTTCGGCGGCCGCCGGGAACGCCTCGACCACCACCGCGATCCCCTGGCCGCCGCCGATGCAGGCGGTGCCCAGCCCGAAGCGCTTCCCCTGGCGGCGCAGCTCGTGGAGGAGGTGCACGGTGATGCGCGCGCCGCTCATCCCCAGCGGGTGGCTCATGGCGATGGCCCCGCCCGAGACGTTCACCCGCTCGCGGTCCAGCCCCAGCTCCTTCTCCACCGCGCAGTACTGGCTGGCGAACGCCTCGTTCACCTCCACCAGGTCCATCTGCCCCAGGTCCATCTCCGCGTTCTTGAGCGCCGCGCGCGAGGCCGGCGCCGGGCCGATCCCCATCTCCTTCGGCTCCACGCCCGCGATCCCCCACGAGACCAGGCGGCCGATCGGCTGCAGGCCGTTGCGCCGCGCGTACGCCTCCGACGCGATCACCAGCGCCGCCCCGCCGTCGCCGATCCCCGAGGCGTTGCCGGCCGTCACCGTGCCGCCCTCCTTGAAGTACGGCTTGAGCTTGGCCAGCATGTCCACCGTGGTCTCGGGCCGCATGTGCTCGTCGCAGGCGAAGGTCGTCTCGCCCTTGCGGCTCTTCAGCGTGACCGGCGTGATCTCGGTGTCGAAGCGCTTCTGCTCGCACGCCAGCTTCGCCAGCGTCTGCGAGCGGCAGGCGTACTCGTCCACCTGGTCGCGGGTGATGCCGTAGCGGTCGGCCAGGTTCTCGGCCGTCATCGCCATCGAGCAGCCGGCGAAGGTGTCGGTGAGCGCCTCCCAGAGCAGGTCCTCGTAGAACTTCCCCGAGGGCCCCAGCCGCTGGTCGCCCCAGCGGGCGCCGCGGATCACGTGCGGGGCCTGGCTCATGCTCTCGGTGCCGCCGCAGAGCGCCACCTCGGCCTGGCCCAGCATGATCTCCATGGCGCCCGAGACGATGGCCTGGAACCCCGAGCCGCACAGGCGGTTGAGCGTGAGCGCCGGCGTGTCGAGCGGGAGCCCCGTCTTGAGGCCGATGTGGCGCGCCAGGTAGATGGCGTCGGACGAAGTCTGCAGCGCGTTGCCGAAGACCACGTGCCCCACCTCCCCGGCCGGCACCCCCGACTCCTCCAGCGCCGCCTTCGCGGCGAACACCCCCAGGTCGGTGGCCGAGAAGTCCTTGAGCGACCCCCCGAACGTCCCCATCCCCGTGCGCTTGGCGGAGAGGAAGACGACGTCGATGTCCTTGCCCTGCGTAGCCATATGCCTTCTTTCGGATCGTCGGTTGAGTGGGCGGAAGTCGAAGCGCGACAATATGTCCCGGGGGTGGGGCGGGTCGCAAGCGAGGGGAAGTGCGTGAGTGCGTGAGTGCGAAAGTGCGAAAGTGCGAGAGGAGGGACGCTCGCCACCGGCCGGTGTTGTTTGCTGTCGAAGCCTCGCGCGGTTTGCGAGGCTTTCTGCCGTTGTAGCCGCGGCTTTGCCGCCTTTCATGCGCGAAACCCCGCCCTTCCCTGCCGGCCCTTTTCACGAACGATAGATTGAGCGCCCGCGGCTCGTCGTCCGTGGGAGCAACGGAGCATCCTCCAGGGTGGGGAGAGGGGATGGCGTACCTGCTGGCGCTCGCGTCGTCGCTGTTCTACGGCGCGGCCGACTTCCTGGGCGGGCTGGCCGCGCGACGCACGGCCACCTTGCCGGTGGTGGTCGTGTCGCAGCTGGCCGGGCTGCTGCTGCTGCTCGCGGTGATGCCGCTGCTGGCCCCGGCGGCGCCCGCCGGGACCGACCTGGCGTGGGGGGCGGCCGGCGGGGTGGCGGGGGGCGTGGGCGTGGGGCTGCTGTACCACGCGCTCTCCATCTCGGCCATGAGCGTGGTGGCGCCCGTGACGGCCGTGTGCGCCATCGCCGTGCCCGTGGTGGCCGGGCTGGCGCTGGGCGAGCGCCCCGGCGCGGGCGCGCTGGCGGGGGTGGGGCTCGCCGCGGTGGCCATCGGGCTCATCAGCCGCGAGCCCGCGCCCGACCGGCCGGTGCTCCTGGGCGCCACCGGCCGCGGCGTGCTGCTGGCGCTCGCCGCGGGGCTCGCCATCGGCGCCTTCTACGTGGCCCTGGAGCGCACCGCGCCCGCGGCGGGGCTCTGGCCGCTGGTGGCCGCGCGAGCCACCAGCGTGGCGATGCTCGCCGCCGTCGCGCTCGCCGCCCGGCGTCGGCTGCGCCCGGACCGCGGCGCGCTCCGCATCATCCTGGCCGGCGGCGCGCTCGACATGCTGGCCAACCTGCTGTACCTGCTGGCCGTGCGTCAGGGGCTGCTGAGCGTGGTGGCGCCGCTGGCGTCGCTGTACCCGGCCGCCACCGTGCTCCTG harbors:
- a CDS encoding 3-hydroxybutyryl-CoA dehydrogenase, which codes for MEIKRVGVLGCGLMGSGIAQVSAAAGYDTIVREVSDELCQRGIGGIGKQLGKAVEKGKLAAEDRDATLGRLRGTTSLEELRDCDIVIEAVVEDLAVKNEMWKTLDAVCPAHTIFASNTSSLTIADMAAATKRPERMVGLHFFNPVPVMKLVEVVKTIATDPQVFDTAFQFARSLGKEPIVCKDNSGFVVNLLLVPYMMDAIRALEQGVASITDIDKGMQLGTGYPMGPFVLGDFVGLDTLDKIGDIMFREYKEKRYASPPLLKRMVSLGYFGRKSGKGFYDYSQDPPRPMPLV
- a CDS encoding EamA family transporter, which encodes MAYLLALASSLFYGAADFLGGLAARRTATLPVVVVSQLAGLLLLLAVMPLLAPAAPAGTDLAWGAAGGVAGGVGVGLLYHALSISAMSVVAPVTAVCAIAVPVVAGLALGERPGAGALAGVGLAAVAIGLISREPAPDRPVLLGATGRGVLLALAAGLAIGAFYVALERTAPAAGLWPLVAARATSVAMLAAVALAARRRLRPDRGALRIILAGGALDMLANLLYLLAVRQGLLSVVAPLASLYPAATVLLAWIVLGERLHWFQGLGLAFAALAIALITGG
- a CDS encoding acetyl-CoA C-acetyltransferase codes for the protein MATQGKDIDVVFLSAKRTGMGTFGGSLKDFSATDLGVFAAKAALEESGVPAGEVGHVVFGNALQTSSDAIYLARHIGLKTGLPLDTPALTLNRLCGSGFQAIVSGAMEIMLGQAEVALCGGTESMSQAPHVIRGARWGDQRLGPSGKFYEDLLWEALTDTFAGCSMAMTAENLADRYGITRDQVDEYACRSQTLAKLACEQKRFDTEITPVTLKSRKGETTFACDEHMRPETTVDMLAKLKPYFKEGGTVTAGNASGIGDGGAALVIASEAYARRNGLQPIGRLVSWGIAGVEPKEMGIGPAPASRAALKNAEMDLGQMDLVEVNEAFASQYCAVEKELGLDRERVNVSGGAIAMSHPLGMSGARITVHLLHELRRQGKRFGLGTACIGGGQGIAVVVEAFPAAAEAAAPVEERAAAD